TTGTTAATGTCCTTCGTTTCTGTCCTCTTGTGGACAGGTATTATCTTATCATTTTTTTCGTATTGTGTCAATAACTTTTTTTATTTTTTTAAAGTTTTTTCTAAATTTCTTTTGTTTCTAATGGTTTTTATTATAAAGAAAATTCAGAAAATTTAGAATTTTTTCTTAAAATCTTTTCTTTTATAATCAATTTACCCTCTTTTTCTATTTTACCATCTAATAAAAGAGTATATTTTCCTATTTCATTTCCTTTTTCTAAAGGAAGTTTCATTTCATCATATTCAACTATAAATTCAACCTTTGTATTTTTACCAACTATTTTTATAAAACTTTCTTCTGGAAATATTTCTAAATTTTTCATTGTAGTATTTTCTAAAATAATATTATCTACAGGACTATCTTTTCTTAAGAAAAAAGCTCTCTTATTCTCATCATAAAATTTTCCTATATCCTCTAAAATCTTTTTATCTCTGATACTCTCATTTTTGCCACCTAAAATAACATAGACTAGTTCTATATTATTTTTTTTAGAAGCTACAGCCATATTATAACCGGCTTCACTATGATGACCTGTTTTTATTCCAAATATTCCCTCTTTTCCTAGAATTTTATTTCTATTTAAAAGTCTTGTTTTTCCTGAATAAATTTTTACTGATTTTTTAGAAGCAACATTTATATATTCATTGTATTTTGGATTTTCTAAAACCTCTACTGATATTTTATATATTCCATAAGCACTACCCACATCCATTTTTTTTCCAGTCATATCACTTGGAAGTCCTGAGGGAGTATAAAATTTAACTTCATTTTCTATTCCAAGTTCTTTAGCTTTAGATCTCATTCTCTTAACAAAAGAATCTACACTTCCCTTTCCAACATATTTAGCTAGGGCATAGGCAGCATT
Above is a window of Fusobacterium perfoetens DNA encoding:
- a CDS encoding D-alanyl-D-alanine carboxypeptidase family protein, which produces MKKIILLMLIIATNLFGNVENKNYKSYILATDEGKIVSEENSRVLYPLASVTKMMTLMVVYDAIDSGEISKKDRVVIDSETAKVGGSKIWMGVGQKISVDDLIKATAVHSANNAAYALAKYVGKGSVDSFVKRMRSKAKELGIENEVKFYTPSGLPSDMTGKKMDVGSAYGIYKISVEVLENPKYNEYINVASKKSVKIYSGKTRLLNRNKILGKEGIFGIKTGHHSEAGYNMAVASKKNNIELVYVILGGKNESIRDKKILEDIGKFYDENKRAFFLRKDSPVDNIILENTTMKNLEIFPEESFIKIVGKNTKVEFIVEYDEMKLPLEKGNEIGKYTLLLDGKIEKEGKLIIKEKILRKNSKFSEFSL